In the Chroococcidiopsis sp. SAG 2025 genome, one interval contains:
- the cdaA gene encoding diadenylate cyclase CdaA, producing MRDWWKQWLTTDFGWTQSLLFYAIDLGLVLALIYMVLVIIGERRTLWMVRGFILLMLASAISARLGLPLLSFVLEKLVVGSAVAMAVTFQSEFRRFLEQLGRGEFQQLLQPGRRIVPKPDSVIDEIVDAVRELSQNRIGALLILETDSPIDERDLKVPGVKLNAEVSKEILLTIFHPKTALHDGACLIRGSRVVAAAVILPLYERPAPRQLGTRHRAALGITEKVENCVCVVVSEETGSISLAERGILNKPLTSSKLKELLEARFSPAVEREAVAPSIRGLVNQIGNRVRILMTRFFALFGLNLPASPRNKK from the coding sequence ATGAGAGATTGGTGGAAGCAATGGCTGACAACAGACTTTGGCTGGACTCAGTCGTTGTTATTTTACGCTATCGATCTGGGCTTGGTTTTGGCGCTGATCTACATGGTGCTGGTCATCATTGGAGAGCGCCGCACCTTGTGGATGGTCAGGGGTTTTATTCTCCTCATGCTTGCCTCTGCCATCAGTGCCAGACTGGGTTTGCCGCTATTGAGTTTTGTATTGGAGAAATTGGTGGTTGGTTCTGCTGTAGCAATGGCAGTCACTTTCCAATCTGAGTTTCGCCGCTTTTTAGAACAATTGGGTAGGGGAGAATTTCAACAGTTATTGCAGCCAGGAAGACGTATCGTACCCAAACCTGATAGCGTCATTGATGAAATCGTAGATGCGGTCAGAGAACTGTCTCAAAATCGCATCGGTGCTTTGCTCATTTTGGAAACAGACAGTCCCATTGACGAGCGAGATCTCAAAGTTCCAGGCGTAAAGTTAAATGCGGAAGTCTCAAAAGAAATTTTACTGACAATTTTTCATCCAAAAACAGCATTGCATGACGGCGCTTGTTTGATTCGAGGTTCGCGGGTAGTCGCAGCAGCGGTGATTTTGCCCCTCTACGAACGTCCAGCTCCTCGTCAATTGGGGACGCGCCATCGAGCCGCTTTAGGTATCACGGAGAAGGTAGAAAACTGCGTATGCGTGGTCGTTTCGGAAGAAACAGGGTCAATTTCGCTTGCAGAACGGGGGATATTAAATAAACCGCTGACCAGCAGTAAACTGAAAGAATTGTTGGAAGCTCGATTCTCGCCAGCTGTGGAACGGGAAGCTGTAGCCCCAAGCATACGCGGTCTGGTAAATCAAATTGGCAACCGAGTTAGGATTCTCATGACTCGTTTTTTTGCGCTTTTTGGTCTAAACTTACCAGCGTCTCCCCGAAATAAAAAATGA
- the lysA gene encoding diaminopimelate decarboxylase: MLSTQPAGIENSGRQYIPNANKGNNGDAAKRSPNQELLPLTAGINSHDHLEIGGCDVTKLVQQFGSPLYILDEESLRSACRQYREAFQNYYPGEFQVLYASKAWSCLGVCAIAHSEGLGIDVVSGGELYTALQAGVKPEVIYFHGNNKSVEELSLAIESGCTIVVDNWYELKSLVNIVEKLRATSLQQTRIMLRLTPGIDCHTHDYIRTGHLDSKFGFDPDQIEAVFAFIGQQTNLTCVGLHAHIGSQIFERQPHQDLAEVMVQWMEKAKSYGLPVTELNLGGGLGIRYTESDDPPSIDEWVQALCQAVKAACESQNLPLPKLLCEPGRSLIGTACVTAYTIGSSKTVPEIRTYVAIDGGMSDNPRPITYQSLYRAVVANRMSAPVSETVTVAGKHCESGDILIKEASLPQTEPGDILVVMGTGAYNYSMASNYNRLPRPAAVVVANQEAKLLLRRETYQDLIRQDCLPNSLLS; this comes from the coding sequence ATGTTATCGACTCAGCCCGCTGGAATCGAAAATTCCGGTCGTCAATATATTCCTAACGCAAACAAAGGCAACAATGGAGACGCTGCTAAGCGATCGCCCAACCAAGAACTTTTACCACTGACAGCAGGAATCAACAGCCACGACCATCTAGAAATTGGTGGTTGTGACGTGACAAAGCTCGTACAGCAGTTTGGTTCGCCGCTATATATTCTAGACGAAGAATCCCTCCGCAGCGCTTGCCGTCAGTATCGCGAGGCGTTTCAAAACTATTACCCTGGAGAATTTCAGGTACTTTATGCCTCAAAAGCTTGGAGTTGCTTGGGAGTATGCGCGATCGCCCACTCTGAAGGCTTGGGAATTGATGTTGTTTCTGGAGGAGAACTTTATACTGCACTACAAGCAGGTGTCAAGCCAGAAGTTATCTACTTTCACGGTAACAACAAATCTGTAGAAGAATTGTCGCTGGCGATCGAGTCTGGCTGCACGATTGTAGTAGACAACTGGTACGAGCTGAAGTCCTTAGTAAATATTGTAGAGAAGTTGCGTGCAACTTCTCTACAACAAACTCGGATAATGTTGCGATTAACACCAGGAATCGACTGCCATACCCACGACTACATCAGAACGGGACATTTGGATAGTAAATTTGGTTTCGATCCCGACCAAATTGAAGCAGTTTTTGCCTTTATCGGACAACAAACCAATTTAACTTGTGTCGGATTGCACGCCCACATCGGTTCACAAATTTTCGAGCGCCAACCCCATCAAGATTTGGCTGAAGTGATGGTGCAGTGGATGGAAAAAGCGAAAAGCTACGGGCTGCCAGTTACGGAGTTAAATTTAGGAGGTGGATTGGGAATTCGATATACAGAATCTGACGATCCACCCAGTATTGACGAATGGGTACAAGCACTTTGCCAAGCAGTGAAAGCAGCCTGCGAGTCCCAAAACTTACCTTTACCAAAATTATTGTGCGAACCCGGGCGATCGCTAATCGGTACTGCTTGCGTTACTGCCTATACGATTGGCTCTAGCAAAACCGTACCGGAAATTCGGACATATGTGGCGATCGATGGCGGGATGTCCGACAATCCTCGACCGATTACCTATCAATCGCTCTATCGTGCTGTAGTTGCCAATCGAATGTCCGCACCAGTCAGCGAAACCGTCACAGTAGCTGGAAAACACTGCGAGTCAGGCGATATCCTAATTAAAGAGGCATCTTTACCACAAACCGAACCAGGGGATATTTTGGTAGTAATGGGAACTGGTGCTTATAACTACAGCATGGCTTCCAATTACAACCGCTTGCCCCGACCAGCAGCAGTGGTAGTAGCGAACCAAGAAGCAAAGCTGCTTCTGCGGCGTGAAACCTATCAAGACTTAATTCGGCAAGATTGCCTGCCCAATTCACTATTAAGCTAA
- the rimI gene encoding ribosomal protein S18-alanine N-acetyltransferase, with protein MTNDRYSSSRMSASLSIQPILPSVLPAVLELDNLCFGKLWTLEAYQREIDSPNSELLGLFLQKNQDRENTSDFRLPTSDLLAMACLWAILDEAHITLLAVHPDYQGRGLGQALLWGLMQAARDRTLSRATLEVRESNQPAISLYSKFGFQLAGRRRRYYKDTNEDALILWRGGLQRSEFQAQLTGWHDLASDRLQQSGFSLNVQKLEITRPESRNLS; from the coding sequence ATGACAAATGACCGCTACTCCTCATCGCGAATGAGTGCTAGCCTATCAATTCAACCAATATTGCCATCTGTCCTACCTGCCGTACTGGAACTCGACAATCTTTGTTTCGGTAAACTGTGGACTCTCGAAGCCTATCAACGGGAAATAGATAGCCCCAATAGCGAGTTACTGGGATTATTTCTGCAAAAAAACCAGGATCGAGAAAATACTTCCGACTTCCGACTTCCGACTTCCGACTTGCTCGCAATGGCCTGTCTCTGGGCAATTTTAGATGAAGCTCACATTACCTTGCTGGCGGTTCATCCCGATTACCAGGGACGAGGCTTAGGACAAGCATTGCTGTGGGGATTGATGCAGGCTGCACGCGATCGCACTTTGTCACGAGCGACTCTGGAAGTGAGGGAATCTAATCAACCAGCTATCTCTCTTTACAGCAAATTTGGTTTTCAACTAGCTGGACGCAGGCGGCGTTACTACAAAGATACGAATGAAGATGCCCTGATTCTGTGGCGGGGTGGGTTGCAGCGATCGGAATTTCAAGCCCAGTTGACAGGCTGGCACGATCTGGCAAGCGATCGCCTCCAACAATCTGGTTTCAGCTTAAACGTTCAAAAACTAGAGATTACCCGTCCAGAGTCAAGAAATTTGAGCTAA
- a CDS encoding ATP-dependent Clp protease ATP-binding subunit, with the protein MFERFTEKAIKVIMLAQEEARRLGHNFVGTEQILLGLIGEGTGVAAKVLKTMGVNLKDARIEVEKIIGRGSGFVAVEIPFTPRAKRVLELSLEEARQLGHNYIGTEHLLLGLIREGEGVAARVLENLGVDLSKVRTQVIRMLGETAEVSAGSQSGRTKTPTLDEFGSNLTQMAGEGKLDPVVGREKEIERVIQILGRRTKNNPVLIGEPGVGKTAIAEGLASRIANKDVPDILEEKRVVTLDIGLLVAGTKYRGEFEERLKKIMDEIRSAGNVILVIDEVHTLIGAGAAEGAIDAANILKPALARGELQCIGATTLDEYRKHIERDAALERRFQPVMVGEPSVDETIEILFGLRDRYEQHHKLKISDAALEAAAKLSDRYISDRYLPDKAIDLVDEAGSRVRLINSQLPPAAKELDKELRQVLKEKDDAVRTQDFDRAGELRDREMELRAEIRAIAQSKTGSTKSEGEDSPVVTEEDIAQIVASWTGVPVNKLTESESEKLLHMEDTLHQRLIGQEEAVKAVSKAIRRARVGLKNPNRPIASFVFSGPTGVGKTELTKSLAAYFFGSEDAMIRLDMSEYMERHTVSKLIGSPPGYVGYNEGGQLTEAVRRRPYTVVLFDEIEKAHPDVFNMLLQILEDGRLTDAKGRTVDFKNTLIILTSNIGSKVIEKGGGGIGFEFSSEDAAETQYNRIRSLVNEELKQYFRPEFLNRLDEIIVFRQLSKAEVKEIADIMLKEVFGRLDEKGITLTVTERFKDRLVEEGYNPSYGARPLRRAIMRLLEDSLAEEILSGRIKEGDEAVVDVDDTGNVKVLSQERKELLPQAAE; encoded by the coding sequence ATGTTTGAACGCTTCACAGAAAAAGCAATTAAGGTGATCATGCTGGCCCAGGAAGAAGCTCGCCGCCTGGGTCACAACTTCGTAGGCACAGAGCAGATCCTCCTGGGTCTGATTGGAGAAGGCACGGGCGTAGCAGCTAAAGTCCTCAAAACGATGGGTGTCAATCTCAAAGATGCCCGGATCGAAGTAGAGAAAATTATCGGACGCGGCTCGGGATTTGTAGCTGTAGAAATTCCCTTCACCCCAAGAGCGAAGCGGGTTCTGGAGCTATCTTTAGAAGAAGCTCGCCAATTAGGGCATAACTACATTGGCACTGAGCATCTCCTGTTGGGTCTGATCCGTGAAGGAGAAGGCGTAGCGGCTAGAGTGTTGGAAAACTTGGGAGTTGACCTATCGAAGGTACGCACTCAGGTAATTCGCATGTTGGGAGAAACGGCTGAAGTTTCGGCAGGCTCCCAGTCTGGACGCACCAAGACCCCCACATTGGACGAGTTCGGTTCCAATTTGACCCAAATGGCAGGAGAAGGCAAACTCGATCCTGTAGTCGGTCGTGAAAAAGAAATCGAGCGCGTGATTCAGATTCTGGGTCGGCGCACGAAAAATAATCCCGTGCTGATCGGGGAACCAGGGGTAGGTAAGACCGCGATCGCTGAAGGTTTAGCCTCTCGGATCGCCAACAAAGACGTACCCGACATTTTGGAAGAAAAGCGCGTCGTCACCCTTGACATTGGCTTGCTCGTAGCAGGTACGAAATATCGAGGTGAATTTGAAGAGCGTTTGAAGAAGATTATGGACGAAATCCGTTCTGCTGGGAACGTGATTTTGGTAATTGATGAGGTGCATACCCTAATCGGTGCGGGTGCAGCAGAAGGGGCGATCGATGCAGCAAATATCCTGAAGCCAGCCTTGGCACGGGGTGAATTGCAGTGTATCGGTGCAACAACCCTGGATGAGTATCGCAAGCACATCGAGCGGGATGCAGCCCTAGAACGACGCTTCCAACCCGTGATGGTGGGCGAACCTTCCGTTGATGAAACTATTGAAATTCTCTTCGGACTGCGCGATCGCTACGAGCAGCACCACAAGCTGAAAATCTCCGATGCGGCGCTAGAAGCAGCAGCCAAACTGTCCGACCGTTATATTAGCGATCGCTACCTGCCAGACAAAGCCATTGACTTAGTTGACGAAGCAGGTTCGCGGGTACGGTTAATTAATTCCCAGTTACCGCCAGCGGCGAAGGAATTAGATAAAGAACTGCGTCAGGTATTGAAAGAAAAAGACGATGCCGTTCGCACCCAAGATTTCGACCGGGCGGGAGAACTGCGCGATCGCGAAATGGAACTGAGAGCCGAAATTCGGGCGATCGCTCAATCGAAAACTGGTAGCACTAAGAGCGAGGGTGAAGACTCTCCCGTAGTCACCGAAGAAGATATCGCTCAAATTGTCGCTTCTTGGACTGGCGTACCAGTCAACAAGCTGACCGAATCCGAGTCCGAAAAGCTGCTGCACATGGAAGATACCCTGCACCAGCGCTTGATCGGTCAAGAAGAGGCTGTTAAAGCGGTTTCCAAGGCAATTCGCCGCGCCCGTGTCGGCTTGAAGAATCCCAACCGTCCGATCGCTAGCTTTGTGTTCTCTGGTCCTACTGGGGTTGGTAAAACCGAGTTAACAAAATCTTTGGCGGCTTACTTCTTCGGTTCCGAAGATGCGATGATCCGCTTGGATATGTCGGAGTACATGGAACGGCACACCGTTTCTAAATTAATTGGTTCGCCTCCTGGCTATGTCGGTTATAACGAAGGCGGACAGTTAACAGAAGCCGTGCGTCGTCGTCCTTATACCGTCGTGCTATTCGATGAAATTGAAAAAGCACACCCCGATGTCTTCAACATGCTATTGCAAATTTTAGAAGACGGGCGGTTAACGGATGCCAAGGGGCGTACTGTAGACTTCAAGAACACCTTAATTATTCTTACCTCTAACATTGGTTCCAAGGTAATTGAAAAAGGTGGCGGTGGAATTGGCTTTGAATTCTCTTCGGAAGATGCAGCCGAAACTCAATACAACCGCATCCGTTCCTTGGTGAATGAAGAGTTGAAACAATACTTCCGTCCAGAGTTCCTCAACCGCTTGGATGAAATTATTGTCTTCCGTCAGTTGAGCAAGGCAGAGGTGAAAGAAATTGCCGATATCATGCTCAAGGAAGTCTTCGGACGCTTGGATGAGAAGGGCATTACCCTAACTGTTACCGAACGATTCAAGGATCGCTTGGTAGAAGAAGGCTACAACCCCAGCTACGGTGCGAGACCATTACGCCGTGCCATTATGCGCCTGTTAGAAGATAGCTTGGCAGAAGAAATTCTGTCCGGTCGCATCAAAGAAGGCGATGAAGCTGTGGTGGATGTCGATGACACTGGTAATGTAAAAGTGTTATCGCAAGAGCGCAAAGAGTTATTGCCTCAAGCAGCCGAGTAG